A region of the Thioploca ingrica genome:
GGTGATACTTTAACTTTACAATGTCCCGGTCAACCTCAACCCACCAGAGTGCGTATGTATTGTATTGATACGCCTGAAATTAAGCAAACACCGTGGGGTACTCAAGCACGGGATCATTTACGTTCTATCATTGGTAAAACAGTGCAAGTCAAGGAAATTGACAAAGATCGTTATGGCAGAATTGTCGGTGAAGTATACAGTGGAAATGTTAACTTAAATCTAGCCCAAGTTAAAGCCGGAAAAGCCGCCGTTTATGACAGCTATTGTAAAAAACCCGAGTATAAATTAGCAGAAAAGCAAGCTCAAACTGCCAAATCTGGTATTTGGTCACAATCCGGTTTGCAACAAACACCGTGGGAATGGCGTAAACAATCCAAGAAATAACACCACCGGGTATAACTCAAAGTGGTAATGTCTATTAAACAGTTAAAAACTGGACTTATTATACCATTAAAGAAATCCAAAAACACTTTGGAATTGATGTGGAGTAGGTCATTATGAATAATGCTGAATTGTATGAATATGATTTCAATGGGTGGATTCACAACCAAATTAGCCTATTAAAAGCCGGCAAAACGAGTGAAATTAACATTGAACATCTTATTGAAGAATTAGAGGATATGGGTAAAAGCAATCTAAGAGAGTTAGAAAGTCGTTTTGTTATCTTGATTGCTCATTTGCTTAAATGGCAGTTTCAACCAGACCAACCAAGCAGTAGTTGGCGTGGCTCAATTAATGAACAACGAATTCAAATATCACGGTTGTTGAGAAAAGTACCTGGCTTAAAACGAGAAATACCAAACGCAATTATAGACGCTTACTCTGATGCGGTAATGCTGGCGATTAAAGATACCAAGCTATCAAAATCGACTTACCCTCAAACATGCCCTTATACCATTGAGCAATTATTCGATGATGATTTTTACCTGGAGAGTTAAGTTTGTATAGGACGGAATGATGGTGCATGACACTTCGCTTATACATTCTACGAGATTTAACACTTTGAGGATCGATTATGACACTACCCAGTTTTGACCCCAACCAATTTGACCAACTTATCCTTCAGCGCTTGCCGATATTAATGCAGCAAAATAAGCAGATTCAAGAACTCGTTTTAGAACTGGCGCGGGAAAATTTTGCCGAACGCCAAGAAACCGAGAATAGATTCTATCAACTCTTGAATGAACTGAAACGTGATAGAGAGGAACAAACGCGGAAGTGGGATGAACAAAATCGCAAATGGGAGGAGTATACCCAAGAGCAAAACCATAAATGGGATGAACAAAATCGCAAGTGGGATGAAGCCAAACAAGAATTTCAACAAATGCACGAAGCCATTATGGCGATTGCTCAGAAACAAGATCGCAGTATTGGTGCCTTGGGCGCTCGCTGGGGCATCCAATCGGAAAATACTTTTCGTCATGCTTTGGCAGCTATTTTAGAAAAAAGCTTTAATGTTAAAGTGATTAACGTCAATGAGTATGATGACGAAGGGACGGTATTTGGTCGACCAGACCAAGTCGAATTAGACGTGATTATTAAAAATGGTTTACTGATTATCTGTGAGATTAAATCCTCCGTGAGTAAATCCGATATGTACACGTTTGAACGGAAAGTGCGTTTTTACGAGAAGCGACATCAGCGGCAAGCGAATCGGATGTTGGTCATTTCACCGATGATTGACGCCAGAGCACAACCGATTGCTCAACAATTGGGAATTGAGGTCTATACGGATTCGCTAGAAGTGAAGAGTTTGTAGAAATGGAGTGATTAAGCGAGGGTAGCTTGCGAAGTAGGCGGTGACTTTGGCACCACATCAATCGAATCGAGAAGAATCAATGAAATTGTTTTTTTAGATTTTATTGAAGACATAGAATCTATTTTAGAATAAACTCCTCATGTGAAAATGACTTTTCTTTAAATTATTTTTTGATAGGAGGATTCTTTATGAAACAAAGAAAGGTATTACTCTTTCTGATGTGTTGGGTAGGATTATTCCTTCCTTATTCCTTTCTTGCAGCGGCTGCTCCAACTGATTCTGTGGGAGCAACTGATCCAACTGCTTCTGTGTTAGAAATCAAACCAGGATTTAATTTATTCAAAACCGTGGGAAACGGAGAAACCTTCATTGACCTTAGCTCAGTAGGCGGACCAACCAAAGTTTCATTACAAGGTAATGCTAAACCACTAGCTAAACTTAACAATGAATTACTAACCAAAGTTAAAGATGTGGATCAAGCCGGTTTAGCTGCTATTGACACCGTAGTTGAAATCAAGGAAAAAAAGGGAATTAATCTCAGCAAAGGTGGTGAAGTAACGGGAGAAATTGAAATGCTGGCTTTGTCTCTGAAAAGCATCAAACCAATTGATATCGGGTTCTTAAAAAGTTTCCCGACAGGAACGATGGCTGATCTTTATGTGACGGTTGGTATAGTCGATTCCAACAGTGACTCCACTAAAAAACTTTCTACCGGGAAAATGATAGCCCGTTATGAAAAAGATAATGGAGGTTCATTTAACTTCAATTTAGGAGTTTACCCCGATCTTACTTTTGTAAAACCTGGTGGTGATCTCAATAACCCTCAAGATTGGTTACTGACTACACCCTATACTGGAAAACCAATTAATATGAGTGGCGATGGGACTTGGCATTCTGAAAAGGGGATATTCGTAATAGATACAATAGTTGTAATACATATAAGCCCCAGTGAAGTCCACGTGATTATACTTGTTGATTCTGTTACAAAGGAATCAGTAAATCTTACTCGACAAGACGTTTTATCCCTCGTGGCGTTACCACAACTAAGTACTTCGTCAACGTTCCCTCCTGCCGGTGTTGATGAAACTCTCTCATTAGGAAAATTCTCCATTAGGTTAACTCAACAAGCTGGGCAAGCTTGGTTTGGGATTCCGAATTGTCCCTGGGGTAATCCTAATTGCTTGATTCATAGTCGTTTACTCTATGATGGCCACACCAAAATTGGTCGAAGTGATCCTCATCAGGATGGTGATGTTATCGATGAAATCAATGGAGCTAAAATCTGCCAGAGTGGTACTGCCAATACTTGTAACACCTATCTTCCTCAGCTGGTTAAGGACCATGATTTCCAGATGTTTCCACCTTTAGACGGTGTACCATTTGATGAAGAACCAAGTGGGACAAAAGAAATACACACCCAAGTTCTCTCTTTAAATATGACCGATCTGGGTAAATGCGGAACGAAATCTCAAGATGTTGTCCGAGCCGGATTAAGTCCATTACTACCGAGTATTGGCGAAGTTGAATCGCTCAATCTGTCGCTTTCAAGTGATTTTCCGGCAGAAAGTTTTTTTAATATGTTCGTTGAAGTGGATGTCGATTTAGGTTCTGCAGGGGTGACGACTCTCTACAATAATCAACCACTTCTTGTTCAAAATGGTCAATTAAACAAACTTCCTCCTTCAGTGCTTTATACACACGATGTTAGCAATACCTCACCGCTGGTTTATGATAAACAAACTGGGGATACCATTGGCTGGATTGAATTAGCCGGTCATGGTGTTAGTGAGAAGAATAGTGATGATCAGGAATGTGATCAACGTGATCAACAGCGACGGTCTGCATTTAATACCACTTATGATCAGATGCTTATGAAAGACCTTGGTCTCCTTGCGAAAGGATGTTACTCCATCTTACCGCAACCGGAATTAGAAGTTTTGGGTAGCGAAAATTATGAAGCGAACGGTCAACAATGGACACGTTATAAATTGGCCATTACTAACTCGGAGCTTCTGCCACCAGAGCTATTTAAAGCCGCTCCCAATTTGCCCCCCTGTGGTTTGAATGCGAATTCTTCTCGGACCTGGGTAGATATTTACGATAGTGCTGGACCACGCCTCTATGGATTCTGCGCCCTCAATTCTCCCAACCAGTTAAAAGATATTTGGTTCGCCGTTCCCAAAGGTCAAACACCACCACAGTGTGTTCATGTTGAACTGAATGATCGCCAATGCAATCTTAAATACCTTTCCAATCGAGTTTGTGATTATACTGCCGGAACTATACAATTTTCTCAACCCGAGTATAAAGTAAACGAAAACCAAGGTCGAGTAACCCTCTGGGTAGAACGCCATGGCGGTAGCAAAGGCGATATCGCAGTCAAGTATGGTACCACCAGTTTAACGGCTCAAGCTGGGGTAGATTATCAACCGCTGAGCGGCGAATTAACGTGGCAAGATGGCGAGATGACTGCTAAACCGATTGATGTTGCGATTGTCAATGATAATGAGCGAGAGGCAGACGAAATCTTTTACGTGACTTTATTAGATAGCTGGGGTAATCCTAATACACCTCAGTTTAATAAGCCACTTCATGTGCCGGTAACGATTGAGGATGACGATTTTGTCAAAATCATTCTCCCGCCGATCTTCAAACCGCTACCCATCTTTACCCCAATCAACGTGACTATCGTCATCAACCCACTCAAGTTGCCCCATCGAATGTTTAGTTCTTCCTTTAGAAAGACTAAAGATCGTGACGATACGGCACAACTGCTGTTTGATGACCAAAGCCTCGATTTTATCAGTTCTTTACCAGACACGCTGGCGGAGTTGAATTTACCGGAGTTTACTCTCGAATCTGATGGTCAGATGAGCCGTCTGGAATTGCCCATTTTCTCTGCGGAGAATCCGCAAATCCCTCAAGCTTGGTATAGTGTGTGGGTAGGCAATCCCGTGGAATTAGCGAGCCAAGACGTACCCGTTACTGGAATTATAACCAAGCCAGCGGAAGAGATAGCTTATTGGGTATTTGAAGGTCAGGATGGTAAATATTATCAGTCACCTTTATATCCGGCTTTACATCCGCAAATTTTAGCGGCTTTAGCTGAAGCCTTTCCACAAGCGACTTTAACTTTATCGGCAGCGGGAAGAATTATTTTTACCCAAGGTAATGAAACTTCTCAAGTTAAAGTCAGTTATGTCGTGACTCCCAGTGGGTTGGATACTGAGCCGCTAACGGTGAAGCCGCTCAACGGGAATTTCTTGGAATTGTCTGCTCATGGGAGAAGTCAGCAAGTTCAGTTGGTGAAGGAATAATCACCGTCCTTTAAATTCCCCCTCTATCCCCTTTGCCAAAGGGGGAACTTCTTAAATCCGGTAGGGTGGGCAA
Encoded here:
- a CDS encoding micrococcal nuclease-like nuclease; amino-acid sequence: MNEKQLITLTKQLHQQKYPVFIIVLLVVASFLGSGEWLKGLLSTSSNECEVIKVYDGDTLTLQCPGQPQPTRVRMYCIDTPEIKQTPWGTQARDHLRSIIGKTVQVKEIDKDRYGRIVGEVYSGNVNLNLAQVKAGKAAVYDSYCKKPEYKLAEKQAQTAKSGIWSQSGLQQTPWEWRKQSKK